Proteins from a single region of Gossypium arboreum isolate Shixiya-1 chromosome 1, ASM2569848v2, whole genome shotgun sequence:
- the LOC108464963 gene encoding nucleolar GTP-binding protein 1-like produces the protein MVQYNFKKITVVPNGKDFIDIILSRTQRQTPTVVHKGYAISRLRQFYMRKVKYTQQNFHEKLSTIIDDFPRLDDIHPFYGDLLHVLYNKDHYKLALGQINTARNLISKIAKDYVKLLKYGDSLYRCKSLKVAALGRMCTVIKRIAPSLAYLEQIRQHMARLPSIDPNTRTMLICGYPNVGKSSFMNKITRADVDVQPYAFTTKSLFVGHTDYKYLRYQVIDTPGILDRPFEDRNIIEMCSITALAHLRAAVLFFLDISGSCGYSIAQQAALFHSIKSLFMNKPLIIVCNKTDLQPLDGISEEDRKLVMEMKAEAMKTVIGQGGEPTNEEGVLLTMSTLTEDGVIAVKNAACERLLNQRVELKMKSKKINDCLNRFHVALPKARDQKERPACIPQAVLEAKAKQAAEKEKRKTEKELEDENGGAGVYSASLRKNYILANDEWKEDTMPEILDGHNVYDFIDPDILLRLEELEREEGLRQAEEEGDDFEMDGQELSLEEQEALAEIRKKKSLLIQQHRMKKSIAESRPVVPRKFDTDRKFTTRRMGRQLSSLGLDPSLAINRARSKSRGRKRERSVDKREGDGGDAMDTDDNQASKKLRLRSTSRSRSRSRPPGEVIPGEGLKDSAQKIKAIKLAKKSVLKRNKNARRGEADRVIPTLKPKHLFSGKRSIGKTQRR, from the coding sequence ATGGTTCAATATAATTTCAAGAAAATCACTGTTGTACCGAATGGGAAGGACTTCATAGATATTATTCTCTCACGTACCCAACGGCAAACTCCAACTGTTGTCCACAAAGGGTATGCGATTTCCCGTCTCCGCCAGTTCTATATGCGTAAAGTTAAATACACCCAGCAGAATTTTCATGAGAAACTTTCGACAATAATTGATGATTTCCCTCGCCTTGATGATATCCATCCATTTTATGGTGATCTTCTTCATGTTCTCTATAACAAGGATCACTACAAGCTTGCTCTTGGCCAGATAAATACTGCTAGGAATCTCATTAGCAAGATTGCTAAAGATTATGTCAAGCTATTAAAGTATGGTGACTCGCTATATCGGTGCAAGTCGCTAAAGGTTGCTGCACTTGGTCGTATGTGTACTGTCATAAAGAGGATTGCCCCTAGTCTAGCATACCTTGAGCAGATTAGGCAACATATGGCAAGGTTGCCATCTATTGATCCAAATACTCGAACCATGTTGATTTGTGGGTACCCTAATGTTGGTAAGAGTTCATTTATGAACAAAATCACGAGGGCTGATGTGGATGTCCAACCTTATGCTTTCACTACCAAGTCACTCTTTGTGGGTCATACAGATTACAAGTACCTTAGATATCAAGTAATTGATACACCTGGAATTTTGGACAGGCCATTTGAAGATCGAAATATTATTGAGATGTGCAGCATTACAGCATTGGCTCACCTACGAGCTGCAGTGTTGTTCTTTTTGGATATATCTGGGTCATGTGGGTACAGCATTGCTCAGCAGGCAGCTCTTTTTCACAGCATCAAATCTCTCTTTATGAACAAACCCTTGATCATTGTTTGCAATAAGACTGATTTGCAGCCATTGGATGGCATATCTGAGGAAGACAGGAAATTGGTCATGGAGATGAAAGCTGAAGCCATGAAGACTGTGATTGGTCAAGGAGGTGAGCCTACAAATGAAGAAGGGGTGCTATTGACTATGAGCACTTTGACTGAGGATGGAGTGATTGCTGTGAAGAATGCAGCTTGTGAAAGATTACTGAATCAGAGGGTTGAGTTGAAGATGAAATCGAAAAAAATAAATGACTGCCTTAATAGGTTTCATGTTGCATTACCAAAAGCACGTGATCAGAAGGAACGGCCAGCTTGCATACCCCAGGCAGTTTTGGAAGCTAAAGCCAAGCAAGCAGCagagaaagaaaagaggaagactGAAAAGGAATTGGAGGATGAGAATGGTGGTGCTGGTGTGTATTCTGCTAGTTTGAGGAAGAACTATATATTGGCAAATGATGAATGGAAAGAGGACACAATGCCTGAAATTCTTGATGGTCACAATGTGTACGATTTTATTGACCCTGATATCTTGTTAAGGCTTGAAGAGTTGGAGCGTGAAGAGGGTCTTCGACAAGCGGAGGAGGAAGGTGATGACTTTGAGATGGATGGCCAAGAATTATCCCTGGAAGAGCAAGAAGCACTGGCTGAGATCAGGAAAAAGAAGAGCTTGCTTATTCAACAGCATAGGATGAAGAAAAGCATTGCAGAAAGTCGACCTGTTGTACCAAGAAAGTTCGACACAGATAGAAAGTTCACAACAAGGAGGATGGGCCGGCAGCTATCTTCTTTGGGGCTGGATCCCTCTCTTGCAATTAATCGTGCTCGTAGCAAGTCAAGAGGCCGGAAAAGGGAGCGATCAGTTGATAAGAGAGAGGGTGATGGTGGAGATGCTATGGATACAGATGACAACCAAGCAAGCAAAAAGCTCCGTCTAAGGTCTACATCTCGGTCAAGGTCACGATCACGACCTCCTGGTGAAGTTATACCGGGAGAGGGCTTGAAGGATTCTGCTCAGAAGATAAAGGCTATTAAATTGGCCAAGAAATCTGTGTTAAAGAGGAACAAAAATGCTCGCCGTGGGGAGGCTGATAGAGTTATTCCCACATTGAAACCAAAGCATCTGTTCTCTGGGAAACGTTCCATTGGAAAAACTCAAAGGCGATAA